The window TCCATCTAAGCTCAGTATCTTTGAATTTATTCATCCACCATCTTATTTCTCTCACccaattatataaactaaaccGCAGAACCTTTGAGGTAAGTATGTCCAACCATTTTCTTGTTGTCTCCTTCAAAGATTATTTTTGTGAAACCGTGATAAAATTCTGCTTCCAAAACCGAGTAAAATATTTCAAACACTTTAGTTTCTAAAATTTGTattgtattatgtttttttcgCTAAAACtggatattttaaaattagctTTAGATTAATTTTGTTCGAGTCAAAGCTGTAATCGACATTGGCGATTTAGTTTTCgggattttattatttttgtaaaactgaaaattcaaaaataaaatctcttTACATGGGTCATGGGCCTGACTATTTAGACTGGGATGACTAAATGATTAACGGGAAGTTAAATGGGCTTTAATGGATTTTCTAACGTTTTAATTTGGGCCGGGTTGTTACTAGGATGGAGCATGAGATGGGTCGAATATATGTGAATGGgtttctggaaaaaaaaaaaaactggaaggaaaaaatcaaaaaagagAAATCATTATCAAATCAAGGAAGCTTCCTCTGCCAACACAAACAGTTTCCCTCGATCTCTTGCTGCTCTGGAGAAACAGCTTCCTCCCGAAAACGAAAAGGTGAAAAGAGATCCGTAGTATTCGTCGGCTGTCTTTGTCAAATTATCAGGTAATTTGGATCGATCATGAATTTTGATAAATGTAATCTTGTTCGTTTTTATCTCATTGATCGAATAAGTTAAGTGACAGTATTGCGCAGTTTATTAGAGTGACGAATTGTTTTTAGATTAATTGCAAAATGTTGTCTTGGTCAGCTGTCACTTGGTCCCAATATCATCACCTAACGGCCAGAGCCTTGCGGGTTTTGTATGTCACCCTTTTATAATAATCTTTCTCTTTGCTTTGAGTAAAAGGTATATTCAGATTATATTCAGGTTTACATAAGTGTTTGCTTTCTTTTGGTGGTACTTGGAGAAGTTTGTGTTATGCAGTGGGAACTAGTTGTAGGGTTGTCCCTTTTTAGGGGAGGGTTTAGTAGCTGACTTGTgctatttagtttttaattatagtGTTTGCAGTGAGGGGGGAGAGGTTGGTTTCATTTGTATGTGGAGAAAATGGACGATGTTGCGGGTTTACAAGAGGCAGCTGGAGCCAGATTTAGCCAGGTTGAGTTAATCGGAAGAGGATCTTTTGGTGATGTCTATAAAGCGTAAGTATCTATTACGCTTTTACTTTATGTAGCTTCTCTTTGCAAATTATTGACACCAGCTGGAAGAAATTGGAATTTCTGGAATGCCACTTCTCTTACTATTATAAGACTTTCTAAAAACGATTACTGAACTGATGCTTACCAGGTTTGATAAGGAACTCAACAAAGAAGTTGCAATTAAAGTCATCGACCTGGAAGAATCGTGAGttcattttccatttttctactttctctctttttattatCGATGCAGTTAAGCTTTTGGGTATTATAATCTTTGGTGTCTAATAAGGCGGGTGATtactttttataattgtatGAATGTTACTTGTTCACGAATTTTTCAAAGATTTAAAGGACAATAATTTTTTTCCTGctttcaaaagaaaaacagattTGGTATGTTTTCTATGCTCAGTGATCTTTCCTTACTAACCTTCTTACTTGATATCTGGCAGAGAAGATGAGATTGAAGATATCCAGAAGGTATCTCTTGATTGACGTCAGTTTCTGTGGTTAACATTTATGTATAAAAGATCTTCGTGCTCATTTTCTGTTTCTGACCCCAGGAAATTTCGGTATTGTCACAATGTCGTTGCCCGTATATTACCGAATACTATGGTTCTTATCTTCATCAGACAAAACTGTGGATCATCATGGAATATATGGCCGGTGGTTCTGTTGCTGATCTTGTATGTCAACTCACTTCTTTGCCAATTGTAGTCAGGATTCTAGGAATTAGGAAATATAGTTCTGTGTGGAGATATCTTGTCCTCTTCTTATGTCCTCCCGATGCAACTTATAATCCTCAAAAGAAATCTCTCTTGTGCAGCTTCAGTCTGGTCATCCGTTGGATGAAACATCAATCGCTTGTATCACACGTGATCTGCTTCATGCTGTTGAATATCTGCATAGTGAGGGAAAGATCCACAGAGACATCAAAggttttgtttgtgtttatCATGTCTTCTGGTTTTATGTGATCAAATGTGTTCTAACTTTCTTCCTATCTTTGCAGCTGCTAATATTTTATTGACCGAGAATGGCGATGTTAAGGTTTTTCTTTTTAGCTTTTTTTGTGACAGTAAAATCTTCCATATGAGACATTGCACGAATAGGGTCGTCAACTTGTTTTTCACTCTGTATCAGGTGGCGGACTTTGGTGTGTCTGCACAACTAACACGGACAATATCAAGAAGGAAGGTACTTACTCTATTATGCCAATGATCTCTCttaattttgtttcttattttctcATCTCCTGTTGTGCGATATATCTTTTATATTCCCACTATAGGAAGGCcgttaatagtttttttttctggtctCTTTGTTTATGTTGCTGCTTGCTTTGTGTGGTTTTAATTAATACTGAGTTAACTTTTCTAGTTCCAACGATTAGTATTCTATCGAATGATTTATTCAGTCTATTTGCAACTTCCATTCCAGTAACTTATGTAGAGCCTCATATAGTAGAATCATGTGCACATTTCAGTTTTGGTATTAATTCTAATGGTATAAGCAATGTTCtgaggttgacaaaaaaaaaaaagcaatgttCTGAAATCTGGGAAATGACTAAATGCTTCTCTGGTCAGTTTGTACAACATCTTATCTTTACTTCTTGATGGCTTAGAGTTTTCGCTCTTGATCTGGGTTGCTTGCGCTAATATATCAAAGAATGGCAGACTTTTGTAGGAACACCATTTTGGATGGCACCAGAAGTGATTCAGAACTCAGAAGGATACAATGAGAAGGTATCGTGCCTTCACTTCTCCTAGCTTGACATGTCTTTTCTGTGCTTGTTTCTTAGCATATTTTGAATTGTTTCTGATGCTGGGATTGTTTTTAGGCAGATATATGGTCGCTGGGAATAACAGTTATCGAGATGGCAAAAGGAGAACCTCCCCTAGCTGACCTTCATCCTATGAGAGTGCTTTTTATCATTCCTCGGGAAAATCCTCCTCAGGTTACACATGTTCTTAATAAACACGATAAAAGTTAAATCAAGACTATCACTGCCATTTGTGAAGTCGCCTATAATTTTTAACGTTCTTTCTTTTCGGTGCAGTTAGATGAGCACTTTTCCCGTCCACTGAAGGAGTTTGTTTCATTATGCTTGAAAAAAGTCCCTGCTGAGGTAATTGCTAGCTATCTttgcctctttttttttttccagcagTGGCATTTCAAGATCTCTTATACAAGTCTTACACTTTCAGAGACCGAGTGCCAAAGAACTTATTAAACACAGATTTATTAAGAATGCTAAGAAAAGCCCGAAACTTCTTGAGAGGATAAGGTTTGAtgctttttctgttttttttttctcttcaacaGCTCCGGTTTGTGCTCTAGTTTTGCTACTTTTCTTGTGTGATTGTATGTCAAAATTAATGTTTAGATGTTTTTTTTCCCGTATATTGTTTTGATCTTTTATATGCCAAAGAAAATCCAGAATAAGCACGACTGTTAATTTATCCTTTTTTCTCTTTGAAGAGAGCGACCAAAGTACCAAGTAAAAGAGGATGAAGAGACTCCTCGGAATGGTCCCAAAGCTCCATTTGAATCATCCGGTACTGTTAGAGTGGCTAGAGATGAGAGAAGCCAAGGAACACCTGGATCTAGGTTGGATGAATTCTTCCCTTGGGGtttcttgttttataaaatCTTTATTAACTTGTAGATACAGTTTTCTGGGCAAAACTGTCAAAAATGCTGGGTGGGACTTTAGCATTGGGGGCTCTCAGGGTATTGGAACAGTTCGTGCTCTAAAACCTCCTCATGCAAGGGAGAGGCGCCAAGAAGTTCCTTCGACTCAGACTTCGCAAAGAGCAACAAGAGCTAGTGGTAGTCAGTTGTCACCCACTTCTGGTATTACAGTTAACGACTATGAAGACGGCTTCCACGACGAGGTAAGATCATTTGCCTCTTGTGTGCCAGATGCAGTCCGTCTCCTTTTACACCATTTCTTTGCTGTAACCACTGCACCtggaaaattattttctaaagcatTTATGTTATGTGTGTTTCATGTCATTTGAGTTACCATTTATAGTATGCACTTAGTCAAGTTTCACGTGGAGAACTCCCACAGCGTAACCCTTTTCTTTTGTTCTCTAACTTAGTAATGTATTCTTACCAATAATTGTGCTTCTAAATTCAGGAAGATTCATCGCTCAGTGGATCTGGAACTGTTGTCATAAGAACCCCGAAACGTTCTCAATCATCTTCAATATTCCGTGAACAAATCTCTGCAGTATAAAATCTCTGGCAGCCCTTTGCTACATCCTCTACAGAAATTTTGTTTATTCCAACAACTGGTAATAATGATTATGGTTCTGCCTTGCAGTCTAGCAGCGGGTATGCATCTTTGGATGATGCTTCAGCAAGTGGAACTGTTGTTGTCCGTGGACAGCACGATGACTATGCGTCACCTCGAACTCCAAAATCAAGGCTAGGGAATCAAGATAGAACTTCGAGTGCCTCAGAAGATAGCATCGCAAATCTCGCCGAGGTTTGTTGAATCACTTTAATCTTATTTTCTCCATGGGTTGTCTATCTGAATCGTACTAGCTATGGCCTTTGTTCTTATGCAATAAGTTTACATGTACCTTTACGCTGCTAACTTCAATTCTTCTTTCAGGCAAAGGCAGCACTTGACGCAGGTTTCAGAAGGGGAAATGCTAGAGAAAGACTTGGGATGAGGAATAACAATAAGGATGGGAATGTTAACCGAAGAAGGGAACAGGTGACAGAAGATTCTGACTATTCAAGGTACATCTAAGATCATAGCTTATGTATGTCACAGCATTTCTCGTGGCCATTTCTAACATGAAGCTTATAACCTATGCAGAAATTCTGGCGATAAGTCTGGTAAACAAAAAGCACTTCCAAAATCACAACAAGTgagtgatgaagaagaagaagaaaaagaagacccCATATGGGATTCATTGCCTGCATCGTTGTCAGTATTGCTCATTCCGTCCCTAAAAGAGGTATTCATCGGTATTAGTTAGTATAACAGAAGAAGAAAAGTATTCAAGAAGATCAATGTATTCTGGTTTGTGGTGGTAGGCTCTTGGTGACGATTCAAAAAGGTCCATTGGACATGCATTGTCGAGATCCCTCGTGGCAATGGAACGTGAAACCCCTGGTTCTTGTGAAGCCTTTGTTGCCAAGCTTATTGAACTTTTGGGAAggtaaacataaatttaaagaCCAAACACATGTCTGGTCATCTGAATGTGCATGGTTACTTGATCTAATGACTCCTAATCTCATAACAGTTCGAAAGAAGCTTCGGTGAAGGAGTTGCAGGACATGGCGGTCCGTGTTTTCTCCAAGACTGCGCCCGCTGATGCGGAGAACAAAAGAAAACCAGCTAACAAGGAGTTTAGTTCCAACACAAATGTTAGCCCACTCGGCAGATTCTTACTCTCAAGGTTTGTTCGATAGATATTGATGATTGTCGAATGAAGATATGATTTTTGAAGTTTGAATATGGGTTTCTTTGTGCTTGTCTCTGCAGATGGATAAGCCAATCATCTCGTGATCTTTAATCTCCCACCCTGAGACACAACATATATAGAATCATTGGTTTgtgttttttctattttttctcatttatgcaattgatttttctttttgctatTTATGtgcataatttgtttttaaaatatgtatttataaattccTTATTTCTTTTTTTCGTGGTTTGCCTGTTTGTTATTGTTTTAGTGATTTCGTAATGTTATTTTCCATGTTTTGAGGACGAGGCACATTCTTCGTAGCTGTGTATAATCGAGGGGTTGGCTTTGTTGTTGTTAATACTTCCAGAACAGCTTTcatattattgtttatttttatgaatagcTTTCTAGGTTGGCAAGTggttaaatattataacaaaaaaacagTATTGATCGATAGAAAACTATGTATTAGTACGAGTATGACATCATATTATACACTTACTAGTTACTAGGCTAACAAATAGCAAATTTCAAGGCAGGTGTAACAACGTGCATAACTTAGAGTGTTACTATCTATAGTATAATACAGTTGGTATCTTTCATACTATTTCCGTTTCcaaaaataagattttctagagtatatatgtttattaagaatttaataaatgtatataatttaatttatattttactttattatatattttttaataattttctatcaatgaaatttaatcaattcaaatatttttaattaatgtttttcaaaagtataaaaaatattttaataatataaaatatttatctttatgaaacaataaaataatctaaaaaatcTTGTTTCAGAGTATAATTTTGTTTGGGCATTTGCTAGAGAGCCCATATATTTCagatgaagaaaacaaaaggaGATTATATTCCACGCACCAATAAATTATCAAAGAGTCAACACCTGaactgaaactttttttttgagaacTGAATCCTGAGCTGAACTGAACTGAATCTTGcttaaagaaaataaagttgTCTGGTTTCTTTTTTCGAAACTTAAATCAGCCATTCACCTTTTTGTACTGTATACTCTAAATCATTATAAATAGTTATCAACTTCAAAAATCAATAATTATAAGTTTCGTACTACTTAGGGAGTATGAATGTGAACAGAGTGTGAAGGACGGCGGTCACAAGTTCGAAAAGGAAAATTACATGGGAAATACGACAGTTCAAGCAGGTGATGGATGACACATCAACCAACACTCGTAGGGAAATACGACAGTTCAAGCAGGTGATGGATGACACATCAACCAACACTCGTATGCCGCCGCGTTTAACGGCGCTTTAACGGTAACGCCAACCGCCTAAATTACGCTTTTCCCGTAATATAATACGACTGTTAAATAAACAAGTTTAATTTCGTTTCCGTGATTAGTAAATGAAACACAACTAgggtgaacaaaaa is drawn from Brassica rapa cultivar Chiifu-401-42 chromosome A05, CAAS_Brap_v3.01, whole genome shotgun sequence and contains these coding sequences:
- the LOC103869947 gene encoding germinal center kinase 1, translating into MDDVAGLQEAAGARFSQVELIGRGSFGDVYKAFDKELNKEVAIKVIDLEESEDEIEDIQKEISVLSQCRCPYITEYYGSYLHQTKLWIIMEYMAGGSVADLLQSGHPLDETSIACITRDLLHAVEYLHSEGKIHRDIKAANILLTENGDVKVADFGVSAQLTRTISRRKTFVGTPFWMAPEVIQNSEGYNEKADIWSLGITVIEMAKGEPPLADLHPMRVLFIIPRENPPQLDEHFSRPLKEFVSLCLKKVPAERPSAKELIKHRFIKNAKKSPKLLERIRERPKYQVKEDEETPRNGPKAPFESSGTVRVARDERSQGTPGSSFLGKTVKNAGWDFSIGGSQGIGTVRALKPPHARERRQEVPSTQTSQRATRASGSQLSPTSGITVNDYEDGFHDEEDSSLSGSGTVVIRTPKRSQSSSIFREQISASSSGYASLDDASASGTVVVRGQHDDYASPRTPKSRLGNQDRTSSASEDSIANLAEAKAALDAGFRRGNARERLGMRNNNKDGNVNRRREQVTEDSDYSRNSGDKSGKQKALPKSQQVSDEEEEEKEDPIWDSLPASLSVLLIPSLKEALGDDSKRSIGHALSRSLVAMERETPGSCEAFVAKLIELLGSSKEASVKELQDMAVRVFSKTAPADAENKRKPANKEFSSNTNVSPLGRFLLSRWISQSSRDL